GTTGTAATGGAGTTTAAATGTGTTAATTCAATGCTGCCTCTAGCTTTTTGGGGTTCCAAAGCACATTTTGTGGGTGTTGGCTGGGTTTTGTCAAGTAGTTTTAGCAGACATCATTGCAATCGTTATAGGCTGAATATTCATTCACTGATTCCACACCTTTTTGCAGCACATCAGTGCTCTTAGGTTTTGGGAGTTCATCTGAACTGGCAGTATAAAAGAGTCAGAGACAAACATCTGTGCCCTTCTCCTGTGGCTATTTCTCCTGTAGTTACTAAACCACTGCTGCTAAATTGTgctcttcaaataaaataacaccCTGGCACAAAATTCAAATTCTCGTacaaatgatttatgaataaatctattcatattaaataaaatgagtaAAACTATAAGAAAAGGGAAGTCCAGCAGAACGCAAACACAATAATGGAGACATAGACTTGATGTTTACCAATTTTAATtaactggtaaaaaaaaaattttatccCAAGTTTATGTGCATCAATTCAAAATCAATGGAATTGGAAAGATAATATCCCTAGAGATCACTTAGGGATCGCTTTCtttgtttaacaaaatattttaaaatccttttattaatattgtttagTCCTAGCTTGTGTGGAGCATCCACTTTACAAGTCCATGTGTATGGCTCTTATTGTAGAAACAATACCATATTTaaggagcacattaatataaaacctATAGTTCAAGTTAgagccagcactactgtcagagccatgcagtatacaaaaataatacacactTACTGAACACTTTCTGATCAGATTAGAAAATTCAACCGTGCTACgttataaaacaatataataataacaattagcAAATAGCAAATTGCTTAATTAAGTTCCAAAGCATGGTAATATACAAATTGTAAGCTCTTTACTTGTACTGTGGTAGGCCAAGTGCTATATTGAAATTTAAAACTCTGTAATTCTGTTCTAGTTAGTGGACTATCTGATACTGAAGTGGATGATGAGGTTTATGATTtcttatgcaaatatatatgcaAATTGCTAGTGTTGTGATGGTAAACAGTGATGATGCTGAGTTTGAAAACACTGTAATAGAAAAGTTTACATGTGGTTTAGCCATTTAAGCACTACAGGCTGAGCAATTCATGTCAGTCGTTATATTCAAAGTAGGCATTTCCTTGCAACAAAGTTTTTGCTTGCTGAGCGTCATGAATGTTGCGAAATTAAGTGGCAAGGATTTAAGACAATTATCCAAACTTGAGAAAATCCATAAGTCAAACTTGACACGGTCCCTGTAGAAATAGATAAAGATGATTGCTATCCTTCATCCAGAGCAGCAGAAGCCTTGCATTGTTTTGATGCAGGTGACAGTCCTCTGATGAACAATGCTATATTTGCTATTACAGAACACCCTGTCCTTGTCAATAGCTCAGAAAAGAGAGTTCCAAGAAAAACAATgcattagtcaggacactgacATCGTCTTTCAGCATGAAGATATTCCTGAAGAATGAGGACGCGCCCATTCCGGATGAGTGTACATGGTATTCTTCTTACCGAAAAAGCATGTTAGTTATGATAGCAAAGACCTAGTACTGTTTTAGAAAAGAATATGGgcacatttttttcattctgcTTTGGTGAGCCACACTCTGTCCTTGTCAACAGCTCAGAAAAGGGGGTTCCAAGAAAGACAATGCATTAGTGAGGACATCATCTTTCAGCATGAAGATATTCCTGCATAACATGCAGTTGCAGAATGAGTGCCCATTCCGGATGAGTGTACCAGGCATTCACATGCGGAAAAAAGTAAAAGTTTGCTGAACTTGCACATGCATATTACACATAGCATATGTTCTTACCGAAAGAGCATGTTAGTTAGTAAAGGCATGAATGACCCCCCAGACAGGGGGGGTGaatgtaaccctccctggtggttgattatatgagaccaccgctgtgttgtctgacacaactagcacatggtgacctctcaactgaggaagaaagaatttcagtgctaggaatacggcccgcatctctaggcgatttatatgccactccatgccacagctggacagccatttaagactgcaccccagcccgtgagggacaCGTCTGTCATTGCCGTCTTGTggtaaggagacacccctagagtgtgacccgaggcaaGAAACTGCGGGCagctccaaatactcagagcatgtaggcatcgcgtgacactgattactctcagaggtttcatccgaggatgaaacctctgacttttcagccaccactgaaacgatCTCATGTacaataggcccaacggtatgacattggctactgctgccataaggcccaacagtctctcgtagagactggaggggatgcccagacctagcttaatcttgctcaatgttgataggatcaATCCTACATGTGATGGGGATAGAACCACCCTCATCGttgtagaatcccatataacccctagaaaagttgtcctctgcactggagaaagcatacttttcttgaggttcaacctgagccccaagctcctcatgtgggcgagaacaacctCTCAATGTTGAACCGCCTGTTCCCTGGATTGTgttagaattaaccagtcatccaggtagtttagtacacggatcccctggagtcgcaagggtGCCAGAGccagaggggataaagctagcccgaagggaagaacccgaaattggcatgtgttgtctccaaacgcaaacctcaggaacttccagAGGCTAGGTGATATTCctgtgtggaaatatgcatctttcagctctatcgtcacaaaccagtcctggAACTGAACCTGTGgcatgataagtttgagcgtcagcatcttgaacctgtatgccTGAtgacggttcagatgacgcagatctaaaattggctacatactcccatcttttttgcggaccaggagaAGTAAGTTCCCAAAaaggaacttacttcctgcgctaacgtcgggctctggtctgtgctgactactgtgttGAGCACACCTCAGAACCGGGGGGTCGAACTATAaactggtaacccttttctatagtagacagaacccatggagacacatttggcagtagtttccacgctgcccgatggtcttttagtgacgttaactattccacattctattggagggaaagcatcagatttttgttgccttGTGACAGCTCTCtgaacagagaacactgaaaacttggggaccaccttggctaggggaggccctacagtagcactgggggctacctgccctaacaacctcatgtcccctatacatccctccacggcccctcaggaccgctcttctttgcctgcttggcctttacgaccattctcagatcaagCCTAGTAGCAGACTGTGACTGTGGCctcccggttcccctggctgtctgcgggggttggcgggctgccatactcgccttctctgtctcccttgcactagtgctggcccgggctccactcgtggatgcccgggtgaactcgagacaacagggaaggaactggcgtttttgaatgccaccatatgtcgagctcactcagcaggtctgcttggtaggcctgcaacactgtcattgtctgcagtgacccacaagcaaaactactactgcataggcttgcccaccaatgccacagtggccttacatggtagtttggatggcaaagccagcccccctaattacctgccgtccaTGGAGAGGGAtagctcgcaagtgcctcctccaccttcagcatagctaaatagccaggccgttcattccccacaatggctgaataatccaacatcatggggttataaatatggcttatgcaagGTTTTCCCCTAGAAgtctgatattttgtcatgcacttctggaagaatggggagtttctgcagtgtgagggatttactttcattggggagaaaaaggctcatccagccttagtaatcacttcaagcagctctttatatgctgctctcagtttttagcacatccttctggctcctcggagttagagttttgtgtgtgtggttttttttcccactcccccccccccccccccccttttggcttaccatagcagaaggaggagtcgcaacacgaactccaaaatccagcggagagccgaacccggaagacagagcaagagataaagcagcactcgtctccggctcctcttctggATCCATAAGATCCCCCAACTCGCTTGGGCTGccgagaagagcgcgagtcgcgagccgagctgtttaatgtaggcgttaccatgcgcagcctctcgaggctgccatcgcatgctacactcctaaacacttcacccagaaagtgtgtgCTATTCCCCGTGATGgaacgggagcaaggcgtaacacactttctgtattctttctcgctcattacttccccttcttttcttttctttattcgAAAAAAAGGTATAGACAAGTTTAGAgattgagaaaatatagagtagaagcggggttttttttgttgtagttttgtcacacacacacacacacacacacacacacacacacacacacacacacacacacatatatgtatatgtatatatgtcaCCTGATcttggcaggcctataagtaaaggcatgattttacacaaggtacctgataatgatcctaaccacactagcaaatccaccaaggaatggctcaaaaagaagaaatgggggTTATAGAATGGCCTTGTCAAAgtctggatttgaatcccattgaaatgttgtggggggatttgaaacaggcagtacatgcaagaaaaccctcaaacatcttgcaactgaaagaatatggcatggaagagtggtcaaaaattccagcaagcctggtgtacgattatgcaaaatgcctacaagaagttatttctgctaaaggggcaatactagcttctcaGGCCAAGGGTGTCTAGGGCcaatatctattgatatttttgttgaataaatgattgaaaaagcttattttccttgtggttttgttcaggtataccaactttattaataggcactgtttcaaagatgatcaaatgtttgcttgtccaaacatgtcaaaaaaagccaacaatttcacGTGACTGTACATTTCTCTGCTAACCAAATTTATGATTATGAGACTATGTAAGAGGTGAACAGTGAGGTGAACAGTGAGAACATTTTCATGCTTTGAAGCTTTACTAAGTGTAGTGCAACATGTTTGTTGTTGCTTTGTAGGTGTTCGTTTGCTCTCCAGTATGTGGGTGGACTGTGTTCTCTGGTTATTGTTCACCCAGTTCAACAGGCTGCCTTAGGCATCTCTTTGTGCTGTTCATCCTgggagagaaaggaaagagatGGAGTGGAGTGCTGGCCATTTGaccttttaaataacattattctCTCTGCTTACTGTTTAAAGAGAACATTTAACCTGCTCATTTTATTCCTATTATTCATGGTGTAATATGTATATCTGTTTAACTCCTTATAGTCCTGgcttattattctttttttttttttaatcttcaagCATTTAATTCAGGAATTACTATGAATTATTGAATATCTACAGTGAACCTAATGGAAATaaggaaatgtatttaatatggTTCCGCTTAGTGAAGATTTAAAATGGATTATTGTGAGGTTTGAGCCATAAAGGTTTATCATCAATTCTCTGTGTATAGGTACAGGCACCAGTGTCGCCATCACTGCCCCCAGAGGAGCTATGAGGAGCCAAGTAGGGGTGTGTGTCTCAGCTGCCCAGAGTCCTGCTTAGACTGGGGGAGTGAGACGCTCTGTCTGACATGTCAGACAGGCCACTTTCTCCACAGTGCGTATTACATCCACCTGAGTAATTTTACCCATCCCCTTTTCTCTCATCCATTATGGCTGTCTGTGCTTTAGCTATATGCTTTGTAACCTTTACTCCTATATCCTTTATATGACTTCACTAGCTAGCAGGCATgtacataagtgtgtgtgtgtgtgtgtgtgtgtattcatgaTGTTAGAGCGAGCACAAGTGCATTGGTGTCATGATATTCATTTAACTTGATATCCACACCTACGTCTGAATGCAAACCAGCAAAATGCAAAGTGTGAAATCATggttcagtgctgtgaaagtatAGCAATGCAGTGGCACTCTAAATCATGCAATGAATGTTATGTAAAATTCAGCACACAGATGAAAGAAATCATAGGTATTAGACAAGATTAAAGAGATGAATCCATGAGAATCAGGGTTTATTAAATGAATGAGAACAATAAAGACATAGTCATGCATTAAGATaaaggagagaaaagataatTGAAAGACCATCAGCTCTGAATGTGTGATCGCTTTGTAGTATTGTTTTTTAAGGGGATCAATATTTGgatgttctttttctttgtttccagATGGAgcctgtgtgaatgagtgtcCCCAGGAAATGTTCGGAGATGCCAGAGGATGGCGCTGCCAGCCCTGTCATGCCTCATGTCTAACCTGCCATGGCCCATGAGCTAGAGACTCTTACAGGTGCAATGGCTGGAACCATCCCATTTATGGGACGTGTCCCATCATCAGATGCCCTAAGGGCCAGTTTTTTGATAGTATGTATTAAAAGAGCACCTAAATTAAGAGAGCACTAGCTTTACTCTTAGTGCATTTTGGGAAGACATGACATCATTGAATTCATATAACAGATTGATGATATGGGATTTTAAATATAGAGTATTCTTTAGTGGCCAGATATTACATATTGTCAAAGGAAAAAATGGAAATTTAATCctgtattgtatatttattaggTGAAAAGGACACACAAAGTATCGGATGTTCCAAAATTATATTACAGTTTAGTGTTTCAGttgtaaaaaaaactttaaaacatttatgaaaCCCAAAAACCTGAAAAGGCAAGGCAGATAATATCAAACAGTAATGTTTAGTGTTGTGTGTGCTTGGTATTAATACTCACGAATCATAATACATCCATGCAGTGTTGTGAATTAATCactttttaatacattttgaataAATCCACCCTGCTGACTGAGAGAAACagcatgaagtgtgtgtgtgtgtgtgtgtgtctgtgtgtgtgtatatatatatatatatatatatatatatatatatatatatatatatatatatatatatatatatatatatatatatatatataaactatgaCTTTAGGCTGTGTTTTGCGGCGTTTCTTAGAAATTAGTTTGCATATAGTGCAAGCCTCACCTCTGCTGGACACCTATTAATGTTGCATGTCATATGATTTATAAGCAAATAAAGTTTACTTGATACATTACaaccctggcaaaaattatgggaTCACCACACTCATTGGcttttttacttcatagcatataaacaaatcacagatatgactcaaaacaatttttatttaatatcatcATGCAACATACCTCagacaatttaaattaaattgttttaatttatggcATATGTTTTACAGATCAAGTAGAAAAAAAACTGATggaatcaacaacaacaaaaaaatcaaaattaaTACTTTATTGGTCTTCCTTGGGCTTTTATGAcgaatgaaaataatgaaaaacaatattctccatcaagctggttccaactttctcgaATAGCGGttcacagatcagctttgcaggatggagccttgtcatggaccaatttttttaatttccactATAAATTTTTAATAGGACTGAGATCAGGACTGTTAACTGGCCATGTCGTTGAGTTgatatgcctttcctgaagaaaagctttaacactctttgttctgtggcaagatgcattatcaacctgaaaaatgacttcatcaccaaacctattttctatcgaTGTAttgagaaaagtgtccaaaatttcaacCTGTGCATTGACCGTTGATGTCTCCCGTGGTCCTTTAACTTACATGCAACCCCATGTCGTTAATGAGTGCAGAAATTTGACTGTTTTCTTCTGGCAGTCATCTtcatatgtttcattagaacaaCACtagacaaaagttccagcatcatctccttggtgtagattcatgattcatcactgaatatcacgtTGATCCAAccatccacactccatgattgcttctctttagcccactgtcacattgttttcttctgtttaggtgttagtgctggatttcatttggcttttctatacgtaaatcccatttcatttcAGCCGATCTCTTACAGTTCTATCACAAACATTGACTCCTGTTTCCgaccatttgtttttcatttgttttgttgtgcattttctattttcaaggcatattgctttgagttttctatcctgGCATTTGTTATCTTCCTTGGTCTACccatatgttttccttttataaccttcccaagGTCCCACAGAGTCAGCCAATGCTCCCCCTGGAGCACataaggttaagggccttgttcaagggcccaacagtggcagcttagcagtgctggggcttgaacccgaccttctgatcagcagtgggggtgaatacttatgcattcacaattgttatttttttttttttttgtgtggatttttttgCAAACAAtaatatagtacagtacatACAACATACAGTCAGCATACCTTTTTatacagtaatttttttttccagaaaatgttttatattttatcttaatgatttatttgcatttagaGACTCCATAAAAGTGCAACCAAAATATCAAGCTTAATATTATGTTCAGCCTGTTGATTCTTATTAATCAGTATATCTCATTAATATAAGTGCCACCCCGCCTCATGTATATGCTTTGCATATGTGTTTTTCAGGATGTACTTTTCTTTACCTGCTTTTGAATGGCATGTGTAAAGCCAGCTGTCCAGAGGGTTATTTTGAGGACTTGGACCAGGGTGTGTGTGGGCAGTGCCATGAGTTATGTGCTACATGCTCTGGGCCTCTCTCAGATGACTGTGAGAGCTGCTCCACTTTGGCACCGAAGCTGTATGAAGGCACATGCTCAGAGGAGTGCCCTGTTGGCACCTATTACCAAACCACCAGCATGGAGTGCCAGGGTGAATATACTTTACACATTATGCCATAAAAACGACTTATTAAGCAAActgattaaaatattattaaatataattaagaGGACAGTATAATTATGCAAGACCTGTAGACTTGTGTGCTCTATTGTCTGTTTAAATAATGTCTGTCCTGTTTGGTGTGTCTTATTAGCTAAGCCAAGTCCAATTCACCTGAGGCATAATCTAAAATTATATGTTTAATGAGCGTAGGAAGGTGAAATTAAAACAGTGTAAaagtacagtcccctccgaaactattggaaggcaaggccaattcatttgtttgtgctattctcccttcagtcttctcttcaggaggtgaaatgcatgctcagttggactaagatctggtgattgacttgaccagtctaaaaccttctacttttcttttgttgggttggcagtgtgttttttgtcattgtcctgctgcatgATCAACAGATCTTGTGTAGCAtggaagcatgacagtgatgcatGAGCACAAATTTAtgttatatccaaaatgctccactgtgtgcaagggctTGGGGAAACTGGTACAAGTTTCTTAAGAGGTTTAGttaaatttaagtttattgtcattataggGTGCATTTGCATGCTTtcagtgtaacttctgttgtttattataacggaagtgatctgttagtaacgaggccgtgtAGCTCCTCATGCGTGGTGTAGGTGCACTGATACACAGTGGgagcgcaagtaagatctgtaatgtctaattataATACTATGATCAAAGTAAACATTAGTAAAAGAATATGCccaaaggcagtgagtaacagacaCACAAGATGCAGtaaaagtgagattttattattcatttaggactgtagattaattctgtgctttttgtgcaaacataaaaagtaatgcgttatgcattactttttatggatgcaaaaaaaaccacagaattaaactatagtcctaaatgaataatatatattctggtgtgtattgggttcttttcagtcttatataattggacaaacagttgtataAAGTTTTGGTCTGaactttatatttgtatataatcCATACTCagtttgtgaaaataaaatcGTTAGTTGCAACCCTAAttaaaatacatctgtatcgAGTTATTTCGAAGTGAAATGATACAgtttattgattgattggcacagtatttattttcagcCACTTAGTTTGCTATTTAACTTTTAAATTACCAACTATACGCATCAAATGATAATTTGGTGAATTGTTCAGATTTATTAGTTAACACATTCACAGTGCAGTATTCACATGCATATTAGAAAAGAAGGTATTGTCGACTTTTTAATTAAGTTAAGGACAGATTGGGGAAaatattttggatttgtttctTACAATAGTTGGAAGTAACTAGTCATCAGTTATTTAGTTAACACCTGGATGTATTTTGTCTAATGTCTTAATGTGAGATGGCATCTCCGAGCTAACAAAGCACGCCTTAAAGTTGTTGTTCTGTCTGGTTTCGCCAAAACTAAAACTAGTGAGACGAGGTACATTTTGCACCAGGTTTACCTCTGGAGTCAACTTGAGGACACTGACAGGAAATCCCTCAGAAATGAAACCCAGCAAAAAAAATAGTTCTtttctactttttaaaaaataaacaaataaaataaatgtgacagACAATAGCATTCTcttttttagttttaaatatactaaatatatttattaaatgtaataaataagcctaatagtaaataaacatgacaagcagTTTTAATTATCTTTGTTAACTAATACAATAAACATGAGAGATGaacagtgagaaaatgaactttACTGTTTTACGATACGATCCATAATGCTCTCTGACTCCTTATCAGCGTCCGAATTCGCTCACTCCTTTTCCTTCCATTTCTTCCCCATAGAGTGGACTCAAATGTCATTCGCTATATAGGGAATAGCGaatgagtgaacgagtgagcgGTTTCAGACACAGCACAAGAGTAGAGGTTCAGAGCCACAAATTGGTCACACCTTGGTTACAGGAAACACCATCAGTCACATGTTGCAGTATTTTTGCTCACTTACAAATtgagtggtctgatacaaactgttctatgtcgttttaacacatctacatataaataccaggaagtaAGAGCTGAAACTCTAAactctacagcaaaaacaaatgaattggccttgccattacaatagtttcggaggggactgtatttatgtttttgttttgttttttaaatcaattatacTGTTATAAAAATTAAACGAATATGATCGGATCtacagagaggggaaaaaaagaacaaagggACAGCCCGTACAGTAATTAGCTGTTACAACATTGCAGTTTTAATAGTTTCCATTTCTCGAATGGGGTGTGTACATATAGTAACATGCTCGGGGATAATAGGGTAATACATCCACTTAAGAGATAatgattaataaaacaataaggTATAATAGCCAATTGCAACACAGTTATAAAGTTTAATATACCCAATACAGTCTATCCTTGTCTCAGATATCAGCAGTATGAACTGTATTTAAGCATATACACATGCATCCTTCATGTGCCTAGATGGCTGAGTGCAAAAAaagtctctttctttctctctttgtttctttctctttctttctctctttctctctttctttctgtccatcTTTTTAGTAACTGACATCATTTGATACACTTTTTAAGGAATTCCTTTGGGAACAGGC
The genomic region above belongs to Ictalurus punctatus breed USDA103 chromosome 14, Coco_2.0, whole genome shotgun sequence and contains:
- the LOC128634891 gene encoding proprotein convertase subtilisin/kexin type 5-like; amino-acid sequence: METVGTPRYRHQCRHHCPQRSYEEPSRGVCLSCPESCLDWGSETLCLTCQTGHFLHNGACVNECPQEMFGDARGWRCQPCHASCLTCHGP